A region of the Ctenopharyngodon idella isolate HZGC_01 chromosome 2, HZGC01, whole genome shotgun sequence genome:
CACTTAATCTTTTAGTCATAATGATTTCAAAAGAATACtgaataaatcaaatataacattttatttgccAAGTGAGAATGtgtcatgccaattacataattaaacaataagcaATTCAGaaattataaatacataacTAGAATGACTaactaatattatttttgtagtcTAACTcacggtttcacagacaaggcttaagcctactccaagactaaaatgcatgtttgagctgttttaaccgAAAGCAATGTGCACTTACATATCTTAAAacatgtcactgccattgtttggctcaagatgcacaccagtaatgtttttttttttttctaaagcacctttataaaagttacttaaatgtcctaattgaactaaggtctaatcctgacttaatctaagccttgtctatgaaaccaggcctaaatgTAATTGAAAAGGGCTACTCCCGTGCTAATGAATTAATACAGGCCAAAACTGTAGTGCTGCTTTTGCAATTCAAATTTCCCTCAAATATTTCTGAGTATATCTAAaaatgtgtcttcctacatggttgtttatgaaatgaaaagctacacactccatcaattagggttaaaaaacatttgatatttcaaaatataccTAAAAAAAGAATGAAGTGCTATTTAAAGGTTAGGTTTTTAAATAATGGATATATACCTCTACAACTACTACTTCCCAGATCCTCTAAAAAATATAGTTCAGAGTTTTTCCTTGATATTCTTTGAAtctgtttttttaagtttactttaAAGAAGCATACTAATGATTATGGTCTATCACATGTCACATGTTATTTGAATTGGCCGTATGGTTGATCTCCTGATGAAACATCTCTTCATCTTCCCCTTTTCTCCAGCTTATTTTGCTGTCACTTTCCAGCCCCATGCTCTTCAGCTTTTCACTTATCTGGAAGACCAGcaaaaaagaattaaataaaaccTAATAACAGCAACATTGTGATATGGGAGGTGCTTGCCTGCTCAAAACTCACTACAATAAGAGTGTTGTGGGTGGCTGTCATGGCATTCAAAATATGCATTCAAAATTTGACACTGAAACTGAACATAGTGTTTAAGGCGGATACAAACCTCATTCAGGATGGCAGTCTGTAGTGAAGGATCATTCAATGTGCAATTACCATTACAGGACAATTTCAGTCTGACAATCTGCTTTTTAATTAACATGTCCTCTAGAGAAATAAAGAGTTTGTCATCATCAATCACTACGAAGATACatcaataaatgaaaacatctgttttttgtAATGTCTGTTTCAAGAGTGATCTACAAATCTCTTGTTTGAGCCATTTAATTCTGTTAACTGGGGAAACTCACCTTGATAGCAGATAAAAGGATGCTGTAGATCACAGCTGTATTGAGCCCATTTCCCAGAATTGTTTCTTGACATGCCGACACAGTCAGATCCTGAACTCTGGGATGGTTGACCTGCTGCCCAGTATCTGAAGAAGAGGCTCCGTTTGTCAGACCATTCCCAAGAGTCCAGAAACAGACCAATCCAAGCAGTCCTCGGATAAGGAATAAGCTGAGTTAGCTGTTTGTGTTCCTGAGAGTTGTAGATAGTGGGCAGATCTTTGTAATTCTGTCTGCAGTAGTTTTGAGCATCACTCCAGCTCATTCTAACTGGTATATAGATGTATCCAGTTTCTACTGAGAAATGAAAAATTACAATCAGgtatcaattttatttttaggtaacaatatatactatatatatatatatatatatatatatatatatatatatatacacgcacaAACTTATAACTCACCATTGTAGCATGAAACAAATGATAATGCTGAGCATGAATAAGTTATCCAAAATCCACTTCcagacaaaacacattcacctGAACTACTCGGTTCACCTTTCATCCAAGCACTGTACTGTAATAATGCATTTTCTCCATTAGACCAAGCCCAGTGTTTCTGTGTCCCTCTCTTCAGTCCAATCCACACTGATCCACTGTATCCAGCATCCACTATATTTACCAGCCTGTTCACATCATCCATGGTGTCTACAGTAGCCAGGTCAGTGTACTTCTCTCTGCAGTAACTCTGAGCCTCTGGCCACAACATTCTCACATTGATATAGTGGTACTGATGAGAAAGAGCAGAACTGCTCCAGAAGAGCCCTGTTAAAATCAGACATCACCATATAGATTTTCAAGCCTGAAAAAAGCTTGAAAATATGTTACTCTTTCATAGAAATGACTCGCTTTCTCTTCATTCCGAggcaataataaaataaagaaataagaaaataaagtaTTCATCCCAACCTGACAGCAGAAGCAGCACAAACAGACTCCCGTCCATGACTGCTCACACAGATCAACTCTGCTGGATTCTAATAAGAGATGATCAAACAAATGATCAATTTTCTAAATCAGTCCTGAACGTAAAAAATGTGGTGAATGCACATTTTAATTTCCTTGTTCAAAATAATTGTCATCCTCCATCACCACCCCCATTTCATTTAATGTAACAAAAAAGCTAAATATAAGAGATATTTTAATTTGCCTGTGGCCTGTACACCATCCTATATTCTTTCTGTGCAATCTTTGTGTGTTCGGTAGAAGATACAACCCTCAACTTCTGATCAGATATGGTTTTTCTAGTTTTTAACTTTAACTTGTTACTGAAATATGGCTGTTATATATAAAGTGAACTGATATACAGGTGCTgatcatataattagaatatcatcaaaaagttaatttatttcaccaattccattcaaaaagtgaaacttgtatattatattcattcattacacacagactgatatatttcaaatgtttatttcttttaattttgatgattataactgacaactaaggaaaatcccaaattcagtatctcagaaaattagaatattgtgaaaaggttcaatattgaagacacttggtgccacactctaatcagctaattaactcaaaacacctgcaaaggcctttaaatggtctctcagtcta
Encoded here:
- the LOC127500931 gene encoding macrophage mannose receptor 1-like, whose protein sequence is MDGSLFVLLLLSGLFWSSSALSHQYHYINVRMLWPEAQSYCREKYTDLATVDTMDDVNRLVNIVDAGYSGSVWIGLKRGTQKHWAWSNGENALLQYSAWMKGEPSSSGECVLSGSGFWITYSCSALSFVSCYNETGYIYIPVRMSWSDAQNYCRQNYKDLPTIYNSQEHKQLTQLIPYPRTAWIGLFLDSWEWSDKRSLFFRYWAAGQPSQSSGSDCVGMSRNNSGKWAQYSCDLQHPFICYQGEFPQLTELNGSNKRFVDHS